In Pseudomonadota bacterium, a single window of DNA contains:
- a CDS encoding YdcH family protein: MFDYDQATVDKLLSADDGFRRLYNKHSVLNAKVDQAHAGKAAMDDIQLELLKKEKLYLRDRMQAMIHAHSARP; this comes from the coding sequence ATGTTCGATTATGATCAGGCTACCGTCGACAAACTTTTGAGTGCGGACGACGGCTTTCGACGTCTTTATAACAAGCATAGCGTTCTCAATGCAAAGGTCGACCAGGCGCACGCCGGCAAGGCGGCGATGGACGACATCCAGCTCGAATTGCTCAAGAAGGAAAAGCTCTACCTGCGTGATCGCATGCAGGCCATGATCCACGCCCACAGCGCCCGACCGTAG
- a CDS encoding enoyl-CoA hydratase/isomerase family protein, protein MTYQFLEVADDQGLLKVTINRPAKRNALSQAVLGELRQCFESAARREDLIAAVIRGAGDRCFAAGGDLQEFDGMRSREQAERIGVDSCAALDAIRHFPVPVVALLNGDALGGGGELAVACDIRVAANHARIAFVQGTLNIAPAWGGGMDLMRLVGPAQALRLLCRADLVAVEEALALGLVQAYCPAGQEFEAWCEDFLAPFRARKPQVTRAFKALARAQREGLQGEALRKLENALLVETWCHADHWEAHDKVLARISA, encoded by the coding sequence ATGACCTACCAGTTTCTCGAAGTGGCCGATGATCAAGGCCTGCTCAAAGTCACCATCAACCGGCCGGCCAAGCGCAACGCGCTCAGCCAGGCGGTGCTCGGTGAGCTGCGCCAGTGTTTCGAAAGCGCCGCGCGGCGTGAGGATCTCATCGCGGCGGTGATCCGTGGCGCCGGCGACCGCTGCTTCGCCGCCGGCGGCGACCTGCAGGAATTCGATGGCATGCGTTCGCGCGAGCAGGCCGAGCGCATCGGCGTCGATTCCTGCGCGGCGCTCGATGCCATCCGACATTTCCCGGTGCCGGTGGTGGCGCTCTTGAACGGCGATGCACTCGGCGGCGGCGGCGAACTGGCAGTGGCCTGCGACATTCGCGTGGCCGCCAACCATGCGCGCATCGCCTTCGTGCAGGGCACGCTCAATATCGCGCCGGCGTGGGGCGGTGGCATGGATCTCATGCGCCTGGTGGGGCCCGCCCAGGCACTGCGCCTGTTGTGCCGCGCCGACCTGGTGGCGGTGGAGGAGGCCTTGGCGCTGGGCCTCGTCCAGGCCTATTGCCCCGCGGGGCAGGAGTTCGAGGCCTGGTGCGAAGACTTTCTCGCGCCGTTCCGCGCGCGCAAGCCGCAGGTCACGCGTGCCTTCAAGGCGCTGGCCCGCGCGCAGCGCGAAGGTCTGCAGGGCGAGGCGCTGCGCAAGCTCGAGAATGCCCTGCTGGTCGAAACCTGGTGCCATGCCGATCACTGGGAAGCCCACGACAAGGTGTTGGCCCGTATCTCGGCCTGA
- a CDS encoding O-antigen ligase family protein — protein sequence MNDLPPAGAPGYAQRASSHAKAGLILATLTLFVSEHLVHYALGLMAVLGVIDAVRHPSALREWRSRQLLWLFALLWLPMAIACVDAVAPSHTLRTVLPYVHLLPASYFIMRACADVEVQRLVTVGAAVLVAFVALDAFVQLLWHRDLFGYPYDRNVLKGVFYPKQRLGLVLAVFAPLYLDGVLRGCREYPRLWLLLIPMVVIILVSLKRSAWIMLAFGLVVYALLYARQRGARWNGRRAMSWALALALAAGLASLNTSLRARLHETAGLFSTDTQAIDVASGYRLTLWRTGARIFADHWLTGIGPRGYRHVYGEYADKDDFWIKRIGGGQTHPHQFMLEIAIETGLIGLAAFVFFYARLLGLLMRPTLGRVAPVWLLGAAVAWLPLNAHLAFYGAYWASLAWLLLAVGLAEAREPENP from the coding sequence ATGAACGACCTCCCGCCCGCTGGCGCGCCGGGCTACGCGCAGCGGGCGAGCAGCCATGCCAAGGCCGGCTTGATCCTGGCCACCCTCACGCTGTTCGTGTCCGAGCACCTGGTGCATTACGCGCTGGGGCTGATGGCGGTGCTGGGCGTGATCGATGCCGTGCGTCATCCGAGCGCGCTGCGTGAATGGCGTTCACGCCAGCTGCTGTGGTTGTTCGCGCTGCTGTGGTTGCCGATGGCGATCGCCTGCGTCGACGCGGTCGCGCCTTCGCACACCTTGCGCACGGTATTGCCCTATGTGCACCTGCTGCCCGCCAGCTACTTCATCATGCGTGCCTGCGCGGACGTCGAGGTGCAGCGCCTGGTGACGGTCGGCGCGGCGGTGCTGGTCGCCTTCGTGGCGCTCGACGCCTTCGTGCAATTGCTCTGGCACCGTGACCTGTTCGGCTACCCCTACGACCGCAATGTCCTGAAAGGCGTGTTCTATCCCAAGCAGCGCCTGGGCCTGGTGCTGGCGGTGTTCGCGCCGCTGTATCTCGACGGCGTGCTGCGCGGCTGTCGTGAATACCCGCGCCTGTGGCTGCTCTTGATCCCGATGGTGGTGATCATCCTGGTGTCCTTGAAGCGCAGCGCCTGGATCATGCTGGCTTTCGGACTCGTGGTGTACGCGCTGCTGTATGCGCGCCAGCGCGGCGCGCGCTGGAATGGTCGACGCGCGATGTCATGGGCGCTGGCGTTGGCGCTGGCGGCGGGACTCGCGAGCTTGAACACCAGCCTGCGCGCGCGACTCCACGAAACCGCCGGCCTGTTCTCGACCGATACGCAGGCCATCGACGTCGCCAGCGGTTATCGCCTGACCTTGTGGCGCACCGGCGCGCGCATCTTCGCCGATCACTGGCTGACCGGCATCGGGCCGCGCGGCTATCGTCATGTCTACGGCGAGTACGCGGACAAGGACGATTTCTGGATCAAACGCATCGGCGGCGGCCAGACCCATCCGCACCAGTTCATGCTGGAAATCGCCATCGAGACCGGCCTCATCGGGCTGGCGGCCTTCGTGTTCTTCTACGCGCGGCTGCTCGGCCTGTTGATGCGACCGACGCTGGGCCGGGTCGCGCCGGTGTGGCTGCTGGGCGCGGCGGTGGCGTGGCTGCCGCTCAATGCTCACCTCGCCTTCTACGGCGCCTACTGGGCGAGTCTCGCGTGGCTGCTGCTGGCGGTGGGATTGGCGGAGGCGCGGGAGCCGGAGAATCCGTAG
- a CDS encoding cysteine-rich CWC family protein, translating into MPEQKSCTRCGAAFGCGRNDAECWCSALPPLPAAALDELKDCYCPRCLAEIAAAHPAPSTPPPVRD; encoded by the coding sequence ATGCCCGAGCAGAAATCCTGCACACGCTGCGGCGCGGCCTTCGGCTGCGGGCGCAACGACGCCGAGTGCTGGTGCAGCGCGCTGCCACCGCTGCCGGCCGCGGCGCTCGATGAATTGAAGGACTGCTACTGCCCGCGCTGCCTGGCCGAGATCGCTGCCGCCCATCCGGCACCGAGCACGCCACCGCCGGTCCGCGACTGA
- a CDS encoding PaaI family thioesterase produces the protein MSEPRGDATHCFVCGAHNPIGLKLAFKVEGEHCRGEFTSRDEHVGFDGVTHGGIVFSVLDDAMANWFFLQGARGFTAKAEIRYRAPMPVGATARIECTVVKRKGRLLQLEASAADKSSGTVFAESSASFMLEDAGPL, from the coding sequence GTGAGCGAGCCGCGCGGCGACGCCACCCATTGCTTCGTGTGCGGCGCGCACAATCCGATTGGCCTCAAGCTCGCGTTCAAGGTCGAAGGCGAGCATTGCCGCGGTGAATTCACCTCGCGCGACGAACATGTCGGCTTCGATGGCGTGACCCATGGCGGCATCGTGTTCAGCGTGCTGGACGATGCCATGGCCAACTGGTTCTTCCTGCAGGGCGCGCGCGGCTTCACCGCCAAGGCCGAGATCCGTTACCGCGCGCCGATGCCGGTGGGCGCCACCGCGCGCATCGAATGCACGGTGGTGAAACGCAAGGGCCGTCTGCTGCAGCTCGAAGCGAGCGCCGCCGACAAGAGCAGCGGCACGGTGTTCGCCGAATCGAGCGCGAGCTTCATGCTCGAAGACGCCGGGCCGCTGTGA
- a CDS encoding O-acetylhomoserine aminocarboxypropyltransferase, which translates to MAGPRYPGFDTLSLHAGQRPDATFGSRAVPIYQTVSFVFEDSDIAASRFDIARSGHVYSRISNPTTAVLEERLAALEKGVGAVATASGMAAIHLALTTIAGAGAHIVASHALYGGTHNLLRYTLPRFGIETSFVDPRDPQAFARAVRPNTVAMFAETVANPRCEVLDLPAVAAVARTAGVPLVIDATLTTPYLMQPLEHGADIVVHSLTKFIGGHGVVLGGAVIDGGRFDWEQSKSRYATLCQPYDGFHDLNFVEEFGPKAFIMRARREGLRDFGATLAPASAFQLLQGLETLPLRMQRHVENATTIAEFLAGQEVVSNVTHPSLASHPDYELAQRLLPRGSGSVFSFEVKGGRAAGRKLIESLAVFSHLANVGDAKSLVIHPASTTHSRMDEAALAAAGISEGLVRLSIGLEDPADLIEDLSRALSRSQK; encoded by the coding sequence ATGGCCGGCCCCAGGTACCCTGGATTCGATACCTTGTCGCTGCATGCCGGGCAACGCCCGGACGCGACGTTTGGCAGCAGGGCGGTGCCCATCTACCAGACCGTGTCGTTCGTGTTCGAGGACAGCGACATCGCTGCCTCGCGTTTCGACATCGCGCGCTCGGGCCATGTCTACTCGCGCATCTCCAACCCGACCACGGCGGTGCTGGAAGAGCGCCTCGCGGCGCTGGAAAAGGGCGTCGGCGCGGTCGCGACCGCCAGCGGCATGGCCGCCATCCACCTCGCCCTGACCACCATCGCCGGCGCCGGCGCGCACATCGTCGCTTCCCATGCCCTGTACGGCGGCACCCATAACCTGTTGCGTTACACCCTGCCGCGTTTCGGTATCGAGACCAGCTTCGTCGACCCGCGCGACCCGCAGGCCTTCGCGCGCGCGGTGCGCCCCAACACCGTCGCGATGTTCGCCGAGACCGTCGCCAACCCGCGCTGCGAGGTGTTGGACCTGCCGGCGGTGGCGGCGGTGGCACGCACGGCCGGCGTGCCGCTCGTCATCGATGCGACGCTCACCACCCCCTATCTCATGCAGCCGCTGGAACACGGCGCCGACATCGTGGTGCATTCCCTGACCAAGTTCATCGGCGGCCATGGCGTGGTGCTGGGCGGCGCGGTGATCGACGGCGGACGCTTCGATTGGGAACAGTCCAAGAGCCGCTACGCGACGCTGTGTCAGCCCTACGACGGTTTCCACGATCTCAATTTCGTCGAAGAATTCGGGCCCAAGGCCTTCATCATGCGCGCGCGGCGCGAGGGCTTGCGCGATTTCGGCGCGACGTTGGCGCCGGCCAGCGCCTTCCAGTTGCTGCAGGGCCTGGAGACCTTGCCGCTGCGCATGCAGCGCCATGTCGAGAACGCGACGACCATCGCCGAGTTCCTCGCCGGCCAGGAAGTGGTGAGCAACGTCACCCATCCGAGCCTCGCCAGTCATCCCGATTACGAGCTCGCCCAGCGCCTGTTGCCGCGCGGCAGCGGCTCGGTGTTCAGTTTCGAAGTGAAGGGCGGTCGCGCCGCCGGGCGCAAGCTCATCGAATCGCTGGCGGTGTTCTCCCATCTCGCCAACGTCGGCGACGCCAAGTCGCTGGTCATCCATCCGGCCTCGACCACCCATAGCCGCATGGACGAGGCCGCGCTGGCAGCGGCCGGCATTTCGGAAGGCCTGGTGCGCCTGTCCATCGGTCTCGAGGACCCGGCGGATCTCATCGAGGATCTGTCGCGCGCGCTCAGCCGCTCGCAGAAATAA
- a CDS encoding beta-ketoacyl synthase, whose protein sequence is MTRLPVIVGFGGVGPAGRSSFHHAYHRIIWESIDSARRQRTVTALAAMMNLGAVRNGQLCRPDGSPFDQAGLAALEATVLGGTLIRRLENDRFDPDQVTGNAVMAVLGEGGNVITVASRDLPDPLPPGWRVLDSSDGKVSVAVAAGSQLVVETRRKLAVQSGGQLPSGFDPAALYPSRFHPRGLQLAIIASSDAVRSTGIEWQTIVDAVHPDEIGVYAASAMAQLDGNGTGGMLQARLRGNRVSSKQLPLGLNTMPADFVNAYVLGSVGATGANAGACATFLYNLRLAVEDIQSGRRRVVVVGNAEAPLLPEVIEGYAAMSALATDSDLCRLDGVSVPDYRRASRPFGDNCGFTLGESGQYFVLMDDSLALQLGAQVHGAVSDVFVNADGFKKSISAPGPGNYITLAKAVAGARAMFGDDVIRNRSFVQAHGSSTPQNRTTESRIMNLVAGAFGIEDWPVTAIKAFVGHSLAPASADQMTVTLGVLRHGVMPGIKTVDKLADDLEDSHLAIALKDVDLGDRAEVAFLNSKGFGGNNATGTVISPRRTEAMLAQRHGAQAMAAWRARQEAVLDKAQAYDAECLAGPMQPIYRFGDALIEENEITIDTDGVHLPGFAHEVDLHLANRYGDMCK, encoded by the coding sequence ATGACCCGTTTGCCAGTAATCGTAGGATTCGGCGGCGTCGGCCCGGCCGGGCGTTCGTCTTTCCACCATGCCTATCACCGCATCATCTGGGAAAGCATCGACAGCGCCCGTCGCCAACGCACCGTTACCGCCCTCGCGGCGATGATGAACCTCGGCGCCGTCAGGAACGGCCAGCTGTGCCGCCCCGACGGCAGCCCCTTCGACCAGGCCGGTCTCGCCGCCCTCGAGGCGACGGTGCTCGGCGGCACCCTCATTCGTCGCCTGGAGAACGATCGCTTCGATCCCGACCAGGTAACCGGCAACGCGGTGATGGCGGTGCTCGGCGAAGGCGGCAATGTCATCACGGTCGCGAGCCGCGACCTGCCCGATCCCCTGCCGCCCGGCTGGCGCGTGCTGGACTCGAGCGATGGCAAGGTCAGCGTGGCGGTCGCCGCCGGCAGCCAGCTGGTGGTCGAAACGCGGCGCAAGCTCGCCGTGCAGTCGGGCGGCCAGTTGCCCAGCGGTTTCGATCCCGCGGCTCTCTACCCGTCGCGCTTCCATCCGCGCGGCCTGCAGCTCGCCATCATCGCCTCCTCCGACGCCGTGCGTTCCACCGGCATCGAGTGGCAGACCATCGTCGACGCGGTGCATCCCGATGAAATCGGCGTGTACGCCGCCAGCGCCATGGCGCAGCTCGACGGCAACGGCACGGGCGGCATGTTGCAGGCGCGCCTGCGCGGCAACCGCGTGAGCTCCAAGCAGCTGCCGCTGGGCTTGAACACCATGCCGGCCGATTTCGTGAATGCCTACGTGCTTGGCAGCGTCGGCGCCACCGGCGCCAATGCCGGCGCCTGCGCGACCTTCCTCTACAACCTGCGCCTGGCGGTGGAGGACATCCAGTCCGGACGTCGTCGCGTGGTGGTGGTGGGCAATGCCGAGGCGCCGCTGCTGCCCGAGGTCATCGAGGGCTACGCGGCCATGAGCGCGCTCGCCACCGACAGCGACCTGTGTCGTCTCGACGGCGTCAGCGTGCCCGACTATCGCCGCGCCAGCCGCCCGTTCGGCGACAACTGCGGCTTCACGCTCGGCGAGTCCGGCCAGTATTTCGTGTTGATGGACGACAGCCTCGCGCTGCAGCTCGGCGCCCAGGTGCACGGCGCGGTCAGCGATGTGTTCGTCAATGCCGACGGCTTCAAGAAATCCATTTCCGCGCCCGGCCCCGGCAACTACATCACGCTCGCCAAGGCGGTGGCCGGCGCGCGCGCGATGTTCGGCGACGACGTCATCCGCAATCGCAGCTTCGTGCAGGCCCATGGTTCGAGCACGCCGCAGAACCGCACCACCGAGAGCCGCATCATGAACCTCGTGGCCGGCGCGTTCGGCATCGAGGATTGGCCGGTGACCGCCATCAAGGCCTTCGTCGGTCATTCGCTGGCGCCGGCCAGCGCCGACCAGATGACGGTGACGCTCGGCGTGTTGCGTCACGGCGTGATGCCGGGCATCAAGACCGTCGACAAGCTCGCCGACGATCTCGAGGACAGCCATCTCGCGATTGCCCTGAAGGATGTCGACCTGGGCGATCGCGCGGAAGTCGCGTTTCTCAACTCCAAGGGCTTCGGCGGCAACAATGCCACCGGCACCGTGATCTCGCCGCGGCGCACCGAGGCGATGCTCGCGCAGCGCCACGGCGCCCAGGCCATGGCCGCCTGGCGCGCACGCCAGGAAGCGGTGCTCGACAAGGCCCAGGCCTACGATGCCGAATGCCTGGCCGGCCCCATGCAGCCGATCTATCGCTTCGGTGACGCGCTCATCGAAGAGAACGAGATCACCATCGACACCGACGGCGTGCACCTGCCGGGCTTCGCCCATGAAGTGGATCTGCACCTGGCCAATCGCTACGGAGACATGTGCAAGTGA
- the cysB gene encoding HTH-type transcriptional regulator CysB — MKLQQLRYIWEVARHGLNVSATAESLYTSQPGVSKQIRQLEDELGVQIFQRNGKHLTEVTRAGAAIIDVAGRILGEVENIRRIAQENSDSGRGSLSIATTHTQARYVLPPTIKSFITKYPQVALHMHQGTPLQISELAVNRTVDFAIATEALELFDNLVMLPCYRWNRSIIVPVGHPLAEVQPLTLAAIAEYPIVTYVFGFTGRSQLDDAFTAAGVEARVAFSAVDADVIKTYVKLGLGVGIVATLAYDPVEDHDLVALPASHLFDYSVTKIGFRRGAFLRNYMYDFIELFAPHLTREVVDAAIAAGTREEFDRLFERVKLPEH; from the coding sequence GTGAAACTGCAGCAGCTGCGCTATATCTGGGAAGTGGCCCGCCACGGCTTGAACGTGTCGGCCACCGCCGAAAGTCTCTACACGTCCCAGCCCGGCGTCAGCAAGCAGATCCGCCAGCTCGAGGACGAGCTCGGCGTGCAGATCTTCCAACGCAACGGCAAGCACCTGACCGAAGTCACGCGCGCCGGCGCCGCCATCATCGACGTCGCCGGTCGCATCCTCGGTGAAGTGGAGAACATCCGTCGCATCGCGCAGGAGAACAGCGACAGCGGCCGTGGCAGCCTCTCGATCGCCACCACCCATACCCAGGCGCGCTACGTGCTGCCGCCGACCATCAAGAGCTTCATTACCAAGTACCCACAGGTGGCGCTGCACATGCACCAGGGTACGCCGCTGCAGATCTCGGAACTGGCGGTCAATCGCACCGTCGATTTCGCGATCGCGACCGAGGCGCTGGAACTGTTCGACAACCTGGTGATGCTGCCCTGCTATCGCTGGAACCGCAGCATCATCGTGCCGGTCGGTCATCCGCTGGCGGAGGTGCAACCTCTGACACTCGCGGCCATCGCCGAATATCCCATCGTCACCTACGTGTTCGGCTTCACTGGCCGTTCCCAGCTCGACGACGCCTTCACCGCCGCCGGCGTCGAGGCGCGCGTGGCGTTCTCGGCGGTCGATGCCGACGTCATCAAGACCTACGTGAAGCTGGGGCTCGGCGTCGGCATCGTCGCGACGCTCGCCTACGACCCGGTCGAGGATCACGATCTGGTCGCGCTGCCCGCCAGTCACCTGTTCGATTACAGCGTGACCAAGATCGGTTTCCGGCGTGGCGCGTTCCTGCGCAACTACATGTATGACTTCATCGAATTGTTCGCCCCGCACCTGACGCGCGAGGTGGTGGATGCGGCCATCGCCGCCGGCACACGCGAAGAGTTCGACAGGCTGTTCGAGCGGGTGAAGTTGCCGGAGCATTAA
- a CDS encoding helix-turn-helix domain-containing protein, translated as MSRHGRLRIGFVLTPGMLATGTALPYEMWLAAADRRRAERRADARIELRLIAALEAQHEYGRLAVRADCELADAGRFDVVYLPALWRNPATLRRPLAPLRRWLVEQYEGGAQIAAVGTGVSLLADTGLLDGRAATTHWYNFERFERDYPAVDLKRQFFITQSGALYCAASINSLADVSVHLIERTFDRATARHVERNFSHEIRRTYEEYRYMDGGLAPLADEVVVEAQLWIEANVAAQITVAELAARLGVSVRTLDRRFRQASGLSPRAFWQQRRVRLAKELLEKTNLTIGEIAYRVGYQDAGHFSRLFERELSVAPSAYRQTVRAKLFQADLGGALRVNSMDSAGGDK; from the coding sequence ATGAGCCGTCACGGCCGTCTGCGCATCGGTTTCGTGCTCACCCCCGGCATGCTCGCGACGGGCACGGCGCTGCCCTACGAGATGTGGCTGGCGGCGGCCGATCGCCGCCGCGCCGAACGCCGCGCCGACGCGCGCATCGAGCTGCGCCTGATCGCGGCGCTGGAAGCGCAGCACGAATACGGCCGCCTTGCGGTGCGCGCCGATTGCGAGCTGGCCGATGCCGGCCGTTTCGACGTGGTTTACCTGCCGGCCCTGTGGCGCAACCCCGCCACGCTGCGTCGCCCGCTCGCGCCGCTGCGGCGCTGGCTGGTCGAACAATACGAGGGCGGTGCGCAGATTGCGGCGGTCGGCACCGGCGTCAGCCTGCTGGCCGACACCGGCCTGCTCGACGGCCGCGCCGCCACCACCCACTGGTACAACTTCGAACGTTTCGAACGTGACTACCCGGCGGTCGATCTCAAGCGCCAGTTCTTCATCACCCAGTCCGGTGCGCTGTACTGCGCGGCCAGCATCAATTCCCTGGCCGATGTCTCGGTGCATCTCATCGAGCGCACTTTCGACCGCGCCACCGCGCGGCACGTGGAACGCAATTTTTCCCACGAGATCCGCCGCACCTACGAGGAATACCGCTACATGGATGGCGGCCTGGCGCCGCTCGCCGACGAAGTGGTGGTGGAGGCGCAGCTGTGGATCGAGGCCAACGTCGCCGCGCAGATCACCGTCGCCGAACTGGCCGCGCGTCTCGGCGTGAGCGTGCGCACCCTCGACCGGCGCTTTCGCCAGGCCAGCGGCCTGAGTCCGCGCGCCTTCTGGCAGCAGCGACGCGTGCGCCTGGCCAAGGAACTGTTGGAGAAGACCAATCTCACCATTGGCGAAATCGCCTACCGGGTCGGCTACCAGGACGCCGGCCATTTCTCGCGGCTGTTCGAGCGTGAACTGTCGGTGGCGCCGTCCGCCTATCGCCAGACGGTGCGCGCCAAGCTGTTCCAGGCCGATCTCGGCGGCGCGCTGCGTGTCAATTCGATGGACAGCGCGGGCGGCGACAAATAG
- a CDS encoding alpha/beta hydrolase produces the protein MYFEVDAQPVFAAGRLQAGAATPPVVLVHGAAMDHTVWVYHTRYFMHVGRSVIAPDLPGHGHSGGTPLASVEAMAAWLLRALDALGVGEVALAGHSMGALVALEAAGMAPERVTRLALLGAAFPMPVSDLLLNAAKANAPESRDMMMIWGHGAAAQYGANPVAGIHIVNTTMRLLEKAQPGLLHTDLKACNDYAHGLEAAAAVKARTTFICGVEDRMTPAPAARQLAAGMANCQVATIAGSGHIMMSEQPELTHRQLVAAVA, from the coding sequence ATGTATTTCGAAGTCGATGCTCAGCCGGTGTTCGCTGCCGGCCGTTTGCAGGCGGGCGCTGCCACGCCGCCGGTGGTGCTGGTACACGGCGCCGCCATGGATCACACCGTGTGGGTCTATCACACGCGCTATTTCATGCACGTCGGGCGCAGCGTGATTGCGCCCGACCTGCCCGGCCACGGCCATTCCGGCGGCACGCCCTTGGCCAGCGTCGAAGCGATGGCGGCGTGGCTGCTGCGCGCGCTCGACGCGCTCGGTGTCGGTGAAGTGGCGCTCGCCGGCCACAGCATGGGCGCATTGGTCGCCCTCGAAGCGGCCGGCATGGCGCCCGAGCGCGTCACGCGTCTCGCGCTGCTCGGCGCGGCCTTCCCGATGCCGGTCAGCGACCTGCTGCTGAACGCCGCCAAGGCCAACGCCCCCGAGTCGCGCGACATGATGATGATCTGGGGCCACGGCGCCGCCGCGCAGTACGGCGCGAACCCGGTGGCCGGCATCCACATCGTCAACACCACCATGCGCCTGCTCGAGAAGGCCCAGCCCGGCCTGCTGCATACCGATCTGAAGGCCTGCAACGACTACGCCCACGGTCTCGAGGCGGCGGCTGCCGTCAAGGCACGCACCACCTTCATCTGCGGCGTCGAAGACCGCATGACGCCGGCGCCCGCCGCGCGTCAGCTGGCGGCCGGCATGGCCAATTGCCAGGTGGCGACCATCGCCGGCTCCGGCCACATCATGATGAGCGAGCAACCCGAACTCACCCATCGCCAACTGGTGGCCGCGGTCGCCTGA
- a CDS encoding dihydropteroate synthase yields MSQHLLFITGHLAEKSLARVLSSMEGRPFSYEIRVPGINVAALLTVAMLKRRLDTLAGFDKVIVPGRCRGNLEELSAHFGLPFERGPDELKDLPAHFGTRARPREIGPTDITLFAEIVHAPHGTVDDVLAEALRLRADGADVIDIGCLPATPFPHLEDCIRALREAGVAVSVDSLDREELERAIAAGADYVFSLTGRSLELVADSACTPVLIARHPGDMDDLHRTIESFAKLGRPFFADPVLDPIHYGFTRSLLRYAALRERYPDIDILMGIGNLSELTHTDTLGLNTLLLGVVSELRITGLLTTEVSRHCVSVVREVDRARRVMHAAREDNIPPRHLDESLMALHDRHPFPYSAAEIADFAREVTDDNFRIQVSDEGFHIYNRRGLHTARDPYDVFTALGVEADGAHAFYLGLELARAQIAWQLGKRYNQDEELEWGCVRPRAVDDKQVFAAERSTLKARKKHRNNPL; encoded by the coding sequence ATGAGCCAACACCTGCTGTTCATCACCGGCCACCTGGCGGAAAAGAGCCTGGCGCGGGTGCTGTCGTCCATGGAAGGGCGGCCGTTCAGCTACGAGATCCGCGTGCCGGGCATCAACGTCGCGGCGCTGTTGACGGTGGCGATGCTGAAGCGCCGCCTCGACACGCTGGCCGGCTTCGACAAGGTCATCGTGCCGGGGCGCTGCCGCGGCAACCTCGAGGAACTCAGCGCCCATTTCGGTCTGCCCTTCGAGCGCGGGCCCGACGAACTGAAAGACCTGCCGGCCCATTTTGGGACACGCGCCAGGCCACGCGAGATTGGTCCGACCGACATCACGCTGTTCGCCGAAATCGTGCACGCGCCCCACGGCACGGTCGACGACGTGCTGGCCGAGGCGCTGCGCCTGCGCGCCGATGGCGCCGACGTCATCGACATCGGCTGCCTGCCGGCGACGCCGTTTCCACATCTCGAGGACTGCATTCGCGCGCTGCGCGAGGCCGGTGTCGCGGTCAGCGTCGACTCCTTGGACCGCGAAGAACTCGAGCGCGCCATCGCCGCCGGCGCCGATTACGTGTTCTCGCTCACCGGTCGCAGCCTCGAGCTGGTGGCCGACAGCGCCTGCACGCCGGTACTCATCGCCCGGCATCCGGGCGACATGGACGATCTCCATCGCACCATCGAAAGCTTTGCCAAGCTCGGCCGGCCGTTCTTCGCCGACCCGGTGCTGGACCCCATCCATTACGGCTTCACCCGCTCGCTGCTGCGCTACGCGGCGCTGCGCGAACGCTACCCCGACATCGACATCCTGATGGGCATCGGCAACCTGTCGGAACTCACCCACACCGATACCCTGGGCTTGAATACGCTGCTGCTGGGCGTGGTGTCCGAGTTGCGCATCACCGGCCTCCTGACCACCGAGGTCAGCCGTCATTGCGTGAGCGTGGTGCGCGAAGTGGATCGCGCGCGACGCGTGATGCACGCGGCGCGCGAAGACAACATTCCGCCGCGTCACCTCGATGAATCGCTGATGGCCTTGCACGACCGCCATCCCTTTCCCTACAGCGCCGCCGAGATTGCCGACTTCGCGCGCGAAGTGACGGACGACAACTTCCGCATCCAGGTCAGCGACGAAGGCTTTCACATCTACAACCGTCGTGGCCTGCACACCGCGCGCGATCCCTACGACGTCTTCACCGCGCTCGGCGTCGAGGCCGACGGCGCCCATGCGTTTTACCTTGGACTCGAACTCGCGCGCGCTCAAATAGCCTGGCAGCTGGGCAAGCGCTACAACCAGGACGAGGAACTGGAGTGGGGCTGCGTGCGCCCGCGCGCAGTGGATGACAAGCAGGTGTTCGCGGCGGAGCGCAGCACATTAAAGGCCAGGAAGAAGCACAGGAATAACCCCCTGTAG